From the genome of Epinephelus lanceolatus isolate andai-2023 unplaced genomic scaffold, ASM4190304v1 scaffold31, whole genome shotgun sequence, one region includes:
- the LOC144462243 gene encoding interferon-induced very large GTPase 1-like has product MAESVPTMDNSDEEEFYDAPDYPESYYEDGKITLPTSQSDYVPPPGDVTVLSADQETVSLGFSLTETSVRYKLQIDYSCDTQTGSLIREDSSTVTVEGLNPGTEYTFSIIRIADNGNQSKATSLSVFTEPSPPAKITVDQISSESVSLSWDPPAGEVESYTVTCCSEGETEQVLTTDANNQTFSNLKPGVCYSLQVSAQLRNGRRSKPAVTAATTKTQLQRFLEDLGLEYQDKKKLSLSTVLQIDERTITDEPAKRNSDLQCFFLKKLMMVNVTARNMKCTATCESNCSDQSMNTELDLDNLVSSTNSGDMLNPLDIITALFLWSDAFVQQEMALKMSMCQFSVPLLLPNCDTKQCTLMLWAMREIVKKYRPQSLSESKGFIEQRIVLSELPMISFVRLGECSLSKSEILNKLLSNSQQYHDTFVHCNMECGDNNMECGDSPRRISNGLVEMTWYLPCGNKNMDIFSEPVAVANLRGDIASFETQFSFLCQTSAAVFVFFDNLDSECELLTNQRHKAQIFLVGNHQSKHFSVDAVKKVATKLGLNNSNILLKTKQMNDADFVKNLRKTVSKVVENSKMKMQIEQMADIAHELGILVDEDSSECQSAKKNADAITAEIQDILKCKDTQLPLQGQIWKELTRLEKEQFRLRNIGSENVEKYKSDLEVQKTKLRKKQNTCDMSNAMTCFINAITRPGIERCYFLKWMRMNLDNLSREKLSGLRDQYKKKCKNSENKEEIKEIDRQLSNSSLGTEHFFREMGQIYEASLSLPETHPSRKQFQHLPKLCAELLLDGFPLELVDGDASNIPLRWVSDVLSQLNGLVSPKNKILVVTVLGVQSTGKSTLLNTMFGVQFAVSSGRCTRGAFMLLIRINEDVQKVLNCDFMVIIDTEGLKSPELAQLDNSHEHDNELATLVVGLSDITIINIGMENSTEMKDILQIVVHAFLRMTEVGKKPKCQFVHQNVSDVSAHEKNLRDRKLLLQQLNEMTQAAAKMEKKEENMSFTDVMEYSPDTGNWYIPGLWNGNPPMAPVNAGYSEAVYELKKNVIQILGRCESSANNILEFTEWMKNLWNAVKHENFIFSFRNSLVADAYVRLCTEFNKWEWEFKKEMYTWVTNAETRISNFGKFAVESEIADMREFLTCLKSEACTVLMKWETKLLDNLSQYFKQTEGHVYLVEGYREDFANSAKTLRREMESSVFNQLTATADIRQGMAELDKIEENHAKELEERVCALIEQCRGKNVEMTGKELDKEFDKMWNRMVKELSFSKQKPADVFASVYHYLRENLRRKGSHVCQLLSKKTLSECGLVPFRYTAEGFFKQLKHRITKFFNTEDHIKAVQQMADSIIADCKQYVTGKVERKSNYHDTYIQEILHMIDEKLQNNKEVKTEIEFEISLKQHICGDAARQFQIMHEDFIHENDPYRCLNRNKERFCTDFKDLFHERDQCQKKAEEFTNCCLKPAVEDFVKRSLGPDIIGEMMTSQQFSTRIYLQYSLLLDLLTKDDFESYLSYIDSYEYYVKKWILDQIVERFLKGSIMFEFEYRNLQFSMRNITNAINKAKTKKSGNLRKFVEDVCQELGDKLVISQDALGAFMILNNTNPEQFAHWLTDCLKDMAEALTEKFKETNIQTKLKQLHVNPQNELFTRLIGCVKQCPFCKAPCEAGGKDHTEHWTSLHRPQALGEVRWRGTCGTDICSHSVISDSHFCCSATNGIWYPFKRYKDIFPDWKIVPDVSLQASDYWKYVLARFNDTFAVAYNANPASIPASWKCITRKQAEASLRERFYIR; this is encoded by the exons ATGGCTGAGAGTGTACCTACAATGGATAACTCTGATGAAGAG gAGTTCTACGATGCCCCAGATTACCCCGAGTCATACTATGAGGACGGAAAGATTACTTTACCAACATCACAGTCTGACT ACGTTCCTCCACCAGGAGATGTAACAGTTCTCAGTGCTGACCAGGAGACTGTTTCTCTTGGCTTTTCACTCACTGAGACCTCTGTTAGGTATAAACTGCAAATAGATTACTcctgtgacacacagacaggcagttTGATCAGAGAGGACTCCAGCACTGTGACGGTTGAGGGACTGAATCCTGGGACTGAGTATACTTTCAGCATCATAAGGATTGCTGATAATGGAAATCAAAGCAAAGCAACCTCGCTATCTGTCTTCACAG AGCCCAGCCCTCCTGCAAAGATTACAGTTGACCAGATAAGCAGTGAGTCAGTGTCTCTGAGTTGGGACCCACCTGCTGGTGAAGTGGAGAGCTACACTGTGACCTGTTGCAGCGAGGGAGAAACTGAACAAGTGTTGACAACAGACGCAAACAACCAGACTTTCAGCAACCTGAAGCCAGGGGTGTGTTACTCCCTGCAGGTTTCTGCACAACTTAGGAATGGAAGACGAAGCAAGCCAGCTGTAACAGCTGCTACCACAA AGACACAACTACAGAGATTTTTGGAGGATTTGGGACTGGAGTACCAGGACAAAAAGAAGCTATCCCTGAGCACAGTACTTCAGATTGACGAGAGGACCATTACTGATGAACCTGCTAAGCGTAATTCAGAtcttcaatgtttttttctgaagaaACTGATGATGGTTAATGTGACAGCTAGGAATATGAAATGTACAGCTACATGTGAGTCAAACTGTAGTGATCAGTCCATGAATACAGAGTTAGATCTTGATAATCTGGTCAGCAGCACAAATTCAGGTGACATGTTAAACCCCCTTGACATAATCACTGCTCTCTTTCTGTGGTCTGATGCTTTTGTACAACAGGAAATGGCACTCAAAATGTCTATGTGTCAGTTTTCTGTGCCTCTGTTGCTTCCCAATTGTGACACAAAGCAGTGCACACTCATGCTTTGGGCCATGAGAGAAATCGTTAAAAAGTACAGACCTCAGTCACTTTCAGAGTCCAAAGGCTTCATTGAACAAAGAATTGTTCTCTCTGAACTTCCAATGATATCTTTTGTGAGACTGGGTGAGTGCTCCCTGTCCAAGTCAGAGATCCTCAATAAGCTTCTGAGCAATTCTCAGCAGTACCATGATACATTTGTTCACTGTAACATGGAGTGTGGTGACAATAACATGGAGTGTGGTGACAGTCCAAGGAGAATATCCAATGGACTGGTTGAAATGACTTGGTACCTTCCTTGTGGGAACAAAAACATGGATATTTTCAGTGAGCCAGTAGCTGTAGCTAACCTTCGTGGAGACATTGCCTCGTTTGAAacacaattttcttttttgtgtcagACATCAGCAGCAGTTTTTGTGTTCTTTGACAATTTGGACTCTGAGTGTGAGCTGCTCACCAACCAACGCCACAAGGCACAGATCTTTTTGGTGGGCAACCATCAAAGTAAGCACTTCAGTGTTGATGCTGTAAAGAAGGTGGCAACCAAGTTGGGcttgaacaacagcaacatcctTTTAAAGACTAAGCAGATGAATGATGCAGACTTTGTTAAAAATCTGAGGAAAACAGTCAGCAAAGTAGTTGAGAACTCAAAGATGAAGATGCAAATTGAGCAGATGGCTGACATTGCCCATGAACTGGGAATCTTGGTTGATGAAGACTCTTCAGAGTGCCAGAGTGCCAAGAAAAATGCAGATGCCATAACTGCAGAAATTCAAGACATCCTTAAATGCAAAGACACTCAGCTACCCCTGCAAGGCCAAATATGGAAGGAACTGACTCGCTTGGAGAAGGAACAATTTCGGCTCCGAAATATTGGGTCTGAGAACGTAGAAAAGTACAAAAGTGACCTTGAGgtacagaaaacaaaacttaGGAAAAAACAGAACACTTGTGACATGTCAAATGCAATGACGTGTTTTATCAACGCAATAACAAGACCAGGGATAGAGAGGTGCTATTTCCTGAAATGGATGCGAATGAACCTTGATAACCTGTCTCGAGAAAAACTGTCTGGCCTCCGAGATCAGtacaaaaagaaatgcaaaaattcTGAGAACAAAGAGGAGATCAAAGAAATTGACAGACAACTCTCCAACAGCTCACTGGGGACTGAACACTTCTTCCGTGAAATGGGTCAGATCTATGAGGCTTCACTGTCTCTTCCAGAAACACACCCATCACGAAAACAGTTTCAACATCTGCCCAAACTATGTGCAGAATTGTTACTTGATGGATTTCCCCTTGAGCTTGTAGATGGAGATGCCTCCAACATACCTCTCAGATGGGTGAGTGACGTCCTCTCTCAGCTCAATGGCTTGGTGTCTCCTAAGAACAAGATACTGGTGGTCACAGTTCTTGGAGTTCAGAGCACAGGAAAGTCTACTCTCCTCAACACCATGTTTGGAGTGCAGTTTGCAGTCAGCAGTGGGCGATGCACTCGAGGTGCCTTTATGTTGCTCATCAGAATCAATGAAGATGTTCAAAAAGTCCTCAACTGTGACTTCATGGTGATCATTGACACTGAGGGCTTAAAGTCACCAGAGCTCGCACAACTGGATAATAGCCATGAGCACGACAATGAGCTTGCAACACTTGTTGTGGGGCTGAGTGATATCACCATCATCAATATCGGAATGGAGAATTCAACTGAAATGAAAGACATCCTACAAATAGTTGTGCATGCTTTTCTCAGGATGACAGAGGTGGGTAAAAAGCCCAAATGTCAGTTTGTCCACCAGAATGTGTCGGATGTTTCAGCTCATGAGAAGAACTTACGAGACAGGAAACTGCTCTTGCAGCAGTTAAATGAGATGACCCAGGCAGCAGCCAAAatggaaaagaaagaggagaacaTGAGCTTCACTGATGTGATGGAGTACAGTCCAGACACTGGGAACTGGTACATTCCTGGACTCTGGAATGGAAACCCACCAATGGCACCAGTCAATGCAGGGTACAGCGAAGCTGTATATGAGCTCAAGAAAAATGTAATCCAAATTTTGGGACGTTGTGAGTCATCTGCTAATAATATCTTGGAGTTTACAGAGTGGATGAAAAACCTGTGGAATGCAGTAAAGCATGAaaacttcatcttcagcttcagAAACAGTCTGGTGGCTGATGCATACGTGAGGCTGTGCACAGAATTCAACAAATGGGAATGGGAattcaaaaaagaaatgtacaCATGGGTTACAAATGCTGAGACAAGAATTTCCAATTTTGGCAAATTTGCTGTGGAATCTGAGATAGCTGACATGAGAGAATTTCTCACTTGTTTGAAAAGTGAAGCGTGCACAGTGCTGATGAAATGGGAGACAAAGCTTCTTGACAATTTGTCACAGTACTTCAAGCAAACAGAGGGTCACGTCTATCTTGTTGAAGGATACAGAGAAGACTTTGCAAACAGTGCAAAGACCCTTCGACGAGAAATGGAGAGCTCTGTGTTTAATCAACTCACAGCAACAGCTGACATCAGACAGGGAATGGCAGAACTTGATAAAATCGAGGAGAACCACGCAAAAGAATTAGAGGAGAGAGTGTGTGCATTGATTGAACAATGTCGGGGAAAAAATGTAGAGATGACAGGCAAAGAGTTGGACAAAGAATTTGATAAGATGTGGAACAGAATGGTGAAGGAACTCTCCTTCTCTAAGCAAAAGCCTGCAGATGTCTTTGCAAGTGTGTACCACTACCTGAGAGAAAATCTAAGACGTAAGGGAAGTCATGTCTGTCAATTGCTCAGTAAAAAAACCCTGTCAGAATGTGGACTTGTTCCTTTCAGATATACTGCAGAAGGATTCTTCAAGCAGTTGAAACACAGAATCACCAAGTTCTTCAACACTGAAGATCACATAAAGGCTGTACAGCAAATGGCTGACAGTATCATAGCAGATTGCAAACAGTATGTCACTGGAAAAGTGGAAAGAAAAAGCAATTACCATGACACTTACATTCAGGAGATCCTCCACATGATTGACGAGAAGCTGCAAAACAATAAGGAAGTGAAGACAGAGATTGAGTTTGAAATTTCTCTGAAACAGCACATCTGTGGAGATGCAGCCAGACAGTTTCAGATCATGCACGAAGATTTCATACATGAGAATGATCCCTACAGATGTCTGAATCGAAACAAAGAAAGGTTTTGCACTGATTTTAAAGACTTGTTCCATGAACGAGACCAGTGCCAGAAGAAGGCAGAAGAATTCACAAACTGCTGCCTGAAGCCTGCAGTTGAAGACTTTGTCAAGCGTTCCTTGGGTCCTGATATCATTGGTGAAATGATGACAAGCCAGCAGTTCAGCACACGAATATACCTCCAGTATTCACTTTTACTGGATTTGCTCACAAAGGATGACTTTGAAAGCTATCTGAGCTACATTGACTCATATGAGTATTATGTAAAGAAATGGATCCTCGACCAAATAGTAGAACGCTTCTTAAAAGGGTCTATCATGTTTGAGTTTGAGTATCGAAATCTCCAGTTTAGCATGAGGAACATAACTAATGCTATCAACAAAGCTAAAACCAAAAAGAGTGGCAACTTAAGAAAATTTGTTGAAGATGTCTGTCAGGAACTTGGTGATAAACTGGTCATTTCCCAGGATGCTCTTGGTGCTTTCATGATCCTGAACAATACCAACCCGGAACAGTTTGCTCACTGGCTCACCGACTGTCTGAAGGACATGGCAGAGGCTCTTACAGAGAagtttaaagaaacaaacatccaaacaaaactaaaacaactTCATGTGAATCCTCAGAACGAGCTTTTCACCAGACTGATTGGATGTGTTAAACAGTGTCCATTCTGCAAAGCACCTTGTGAGGCAGGAGGAAAAGACCACACTGAGCACTGGACGTCACTACATCGGCCACAGGCTCTGGGTGAAGTCAGGTGGCGTGGGACATGTGGTACTGACATATGCTCTCACTCTGTGATCAGTGACAGTCATTTTTGCTGCAGTGCCACAAATGGAATTTGGTACCCTTTCAAACGTTACAAAGATATTTTTCCTGACTGGAAAATTGTTCCAGACGTAAGCCTTCAGGCATCAGACTACTGGAAATATGTACTGGCAAGGTTCAATGATACGTTTGCTGTAGCATATAATGCAAACCCTGCTAGCATACCTGCTTCTTGGAAATGTATCACACGTAAGCAGGCAGAAGCAAGCCTCAGAGAACGCTTTTATATCAGGTGA